GGTTGGCGAGCTCGATGCGCACTGTCAGCGTCCGGCTGTCCGCCGCTGCGGTCGGCAGGATCGCGACGACCCGCCCGGTAAAAGCCTCGCCGGGAAAGGCGGTGAGGTTCGCGGTGGCAGGTTGGCCGATCTTCACCAGTCCGGCCTGCGCTTCGGGGAGCGCGGCATTGAGCCACACCGTTCCAAGTCCCGAGATTTCGGCAAGTGTCTGCCCCGAGGCGAGAGTCACGCCTGCACGGGCATTGAGCGTCTGGACCACGCCGCCGATCGGCGCGCGCACCGTCAGTCTGCCGCCGGTCCGTCCGCTCCGGTCGACCTCGGCGATCACGCCTTCGGGCATGCCCATCAGCCGCAGCCGCTGCCGCGCGGCCGCCGTGAGTTCAGGTTTGCCGAGCTTCTTGACGCTCAGATATTCGGTCTGGGCGCTGCCCCATTCAGGCAATTGCAATTCGGCGATCGGCGCACCGGCGCCGATGACATCGCCAGGCGCGAGGCGATAGACGCGTTCGACGAAGCCGCCCGAGCGCGCCTGGACGATCGCGACATCGCGCTGGTTGAAATCGATACTGCCGTTGACGTCGAAGGTTGCGGCAAGGCTCCCCATTTCGGCCGCGACCACTCTTATGCCGAGGCTCTGACGCGCCGACGGGTCAATCGACACGCCGGGCGCCGCGCCGCCACCCTCGTCGGCATATTTGGGCTCGAGCTGCATGTCCATGAAGGGCGACTTGCCGGGCTTGTCGAACTTCTGGTTCGGGAACATCGGATCATAATAGTAGAGGATCTTGCGCCCGCCGCTTGCCGTCTCGGTTGGTGCATCGCTCTTGCCGCTCTGTCCCAACCAATAACCGCCGCCGCCCGCGATCAGCACCGTGGCCAGGATTGCGACGCGCCAGCGCGCCGCTGATGTTGCATCGGTCATCGACCTGCCTCCCCATAAATATAATTGATCCGGATCGCGTCGCGCGCGACCTCGGCTTCGCGCGCCAGCGCATCGACTTCGGCCTCGGCAAGCGCGAGAGTCGACAGGAGCGCGGTCCCGAGGTCGAGCTTTCCGGCGGCGTAGCTTGCAAGATCGAGCTCGGCGCGCTTCTTCGCGAGCGGCACGAGCCGCGTACGTGCATTGGCGAGCTGCTCATGATGCATGCGGTGATCGGCGAGATCGGCGTCGAGCGCTGCCGCGATGTCGCGCTTGGCAGCCTCGCGGTCGAGCCGGGCGCGCATCGCCTCGCTGGCGCGCGCGGCGATCTTGGGGTCCTGCCGCTTTTTCGAGAAGAAGGGCAGGTCGACGGTGACCCCGACCGTGACGAGATCACCGTAATTGGGCTCGCGGCGCCCATAGGCCGCGTTGACGCTCCAGTCGGGTCGCTTGTCGGCGCGTGCGAGACCGGTCTCGGCGTCGGCGGCGAGGGCGCGGGCATCGAGTGCTCTGAGCTTTGGCAGGGCGTCGATGCCGGCGCGCAATCCTTGTTCGTCGATCGACTGCGGCGGCAAGTCGCCGAGCGTGTCGGCGGCGGGGTCGCCGGTGAAGCGGGCGAGCTGCGCGCGGGCGCGGGCGATCTCGGCGGCGAGCGCGCTGCGGCGATCGTTGATCGCGGCGCGAAGCTGATCGGGTTCGAGCGCCTGCGCCGGGCGCGCCGCACCGCTGGCAAGCCGCGCCGTCACGGTCGATTGAAGGTCCTCGAGGCCGCTATCGAGCAGGTCGAGTTCCTTCAGCTCCTTCTTGGCATAATAGAGATCGACCCAGGCGAGCGCGGTCGCGAGCCTGATGTCCTGCGCGGTGACCGCTTCGTCGGCGCGGGCGATTCCAATGTCGGCCTGCGCGCGGGTCGCGCGCGCGCGGCGTTTGGCGGGGTTCGGAAAATCCTGGCTGACGCCGATGACCTGCATCGTGAAATCGTCGCGATTGAACCGGCCCGCGTCGGGTCCGGTCACCGGGAAATCCTGGAGGACGATATTGAGTTTCGGGTCGGGCAGCCGGTCGGCGGCGATCGCCGCCGATTGGGCGGCGTCGACGCCCGCTTCGCGGCTTTGCAGTTCGGGTGCCTCCGATGCTGCTCGGCTGAGCGCCGAATCGAGCGTCATCGGCTCGGCGTGAAGAGCCGAGGGCAGCGCAAGCAAGGCTGCCGTAAAATATGGGCGCATGATGTCCCCCTGCTGTGGACTGGGCGAAAGCCTCCCCGGCGTCTGTACGCCGGGGAAGAAAGACCGTTACCCTTGCGGGGGCATCCTTTGGTCGCCGGACATATTCTTCATGCAGTCCGCCGGACTCACCTTCATCATGTCGCAGTCGCAATGCGCCATCTGTCCCGGCTTGTCCTTGACCCAGACGCGGACTCGCGAGGTGGTATTGGACTTGTTCGGCCCTGGCACCTGGCGGGTCTGCCATTCATGATGGCCGCCGGACGGTTCTTGGGCGAGGACGGGAGCGGCAAGCGTTGCTGCCGCGAGCGCGGCAACGGCAAAAAACGGTTTCATGTTGAATTCCTTGATTGAAAAGCGTGAAACCGCGCGCCGGGACGAGCCGGTGCGCGTCGGCAATTCAGGCAAGAAATAGGGGCGGGTCGGGTTCGGGGCCGAATGTTCTTCCGGCGAGGCGCCGGACAGGAAGCGGATCGAAAGAGCCGGCGACAAATGTCTTTTCGGCAAGGGGGGTAGCCGGAGAGACGACGGCGGGCGGTAGCGCGCAGCCCATCTTGGCGATGCAGTCGAGCGTGAGGCCCTTGCACGGAGCGCTCTTCTGGGATTTTTTAATCCCCATCATCTCCGCGCATTCGTCGCTCATCGCCGCCGCGAACGCCGTCTCGGCCGACGGGAGCGCGGGCGCCGAGGCGAATGCGGTCTCCTGCGCCAGAAGGCCGAGTAAGGCTCCGACAAGAAGTAGAAAGGTGAGCCAGCGTTTCACGGTCGAAGCATGATCCTTGTCAAACTTGGCGTCAATCTAAACCGGGGTGGAGATCCCGCTCACTTGTTCGCCGACTGTCCCGTCGTGGTTACGCCGGACCCGTTAAGAATGGCCCATTGTCATGGCGGCGGGCGCGACCAGCATCCACAGCGCCATGGCGATCATCATCAGATTTTCGGTCAGTGAGATGAAACCCAGCGGCACATTGCTGTCGCCGCCGACGCA
This DNA window, taken from Sphingopyxis sp. PAMC25046, encodes the following:
- a CDS encoding efflux RND transporter periplasmic adaptor subunit, with amino-acid sequence MTDATSAARWRVAILATVLIAGGGGYWLGQSGKSDAPTETASGGRKILYYYDPMFPNQKFDKPGKSPFMDMQLEPKYADEGGGAAPGVSIDPSARQSLGIRVVAAEMGSLAATFDVNGSIDFNQRDVAIVQARSGGFVERVYRLAPGDVIGAGAPIAELQLPEWGSAQTEYLSVKKLGKPELTAAARQRLRLMGMPEGVIAEVDRSGRTGGRLTVRAPIGGVVQTLNARAGVTLASGQTLAEISGLGTVWLNAALPEAQAGLVKIGQPATANLTAFPGEAFTGRVVAILPTAAADSRTLTVRIELANRGGRLRPGMFAVVALGGDAKPTLLVPSEAVIRTGTRSIVMLEKGDGRYHPAEVVAGREGGGKTEILRGLAPGEKVVASGQFLLDSEASLTGLTVRPLEPAQ
- a CDS encoding TolC family protein; the protein is MRPYFTAALLALPSALHAEPMTLDSALSRAASEAPELQSREAGVDAAQSAAIAADRLPDPKLNIVLQDFPVTGPDAGRFNRDDFTMQVIGVSQDFPNPAKRRARATRAQADIGIARADEAVTAQDIRLATALAWVDLYYAKKELKELDLLDSGLEDLQSTVTARLASGAARPAQALEPDQLRAAINDRRSALAAEIARARAQLARFTGDPAADTLGDLPPQSIDEQGLRAGIDALPKLRALDARALAADAETGLARADKRPDWSVNAAYGRREPNYGDLVTVGVTVDLPFFSKKRQDPKIAARASEAMRARLDREAAKRDIAAALDADLADHRMHHEQLANARTRLVPLAKKRAELDLASYAAGKLDLGTALLSTLALAEAEVDALAREAEVARDAIRINYIYGEAGR